A genomic segment from Actinoplanes sichuanensis encodes:
- a CDS encoding nitroreductase/quinone reductase family protein → MATALRLPGWLPAANRVVRVLNRLGLRLGTVHVLTVPGRRSGRPRPTPVSPLTVDGRRYVVAGLPDGDWARNVRAAGQGELASGRRLARVRLAEITDPGERRAVVRAFPAEVPHGVPFFVRIGLVATGTADEFAAAADRVAVFEILTIPT, encoded by the coding sequence ATGGCCACCGCTCTGCGCCTGCCCGGCTGGCTGCCCGCCGCCAATCGGGTGGTCCGGGTCCTCAACCGGCTCGGGCTCCGTCTCGGCACCGTGCACGTGCTCACCGTCCCGGGGCGCCGCTCCGGCCGGCCCCGCCCCACGCCCGTCTCGCCATTGACCGTCGACGGCCGTCGCTACGTCGTGGCCGGGCTCCCCGACGGCGACTGGGCCCGCAACGTGCGCGCGGCCGGCCAGGGCGAACTCGCCTCCGGCCGTCGCCTGGCCCGGGTCCGGCTGGCCGAGATCACCGATCCGGGGGAGCGGCGGGCGGTGGTGCGCGCGTTTCCGGCCGAGGTTCCGCACGGGGTGCCGTTCTTCGTCCGGATCGGCCTGGTCGCCACCGGGACCGCGGACGAATTCGCGGCCGCCGCCGACCGGGTGGCCGTCTTCGAAATCCTCACTATTCCGACCTAG
- a CDS encoding amidohydrolase, which yields MSAADLILTADRIHTLAGDSSPAPTAIALSGGVITALGDRTDVRFWRGPHTEVVDLGDATVTPGLVDGHFHPVMGIGLTRGVDLSSVRTVEGLTAALRAADVAPGGWLEGWGLDPNAFEGAPITHAPLVEAVGPDVPVFLLLFDAHSALVSPKALAMAGIDGPRGFASGASVVCDADRVPTGHLLELEALDLVRTLLPDDAPAERRARLTDLLRRMAACGLTAADAMDFEADSLELFRALEDDGELPVRWRFAPFVMPGTGRDGLDAVIAQQRLSGRRWQVQGAKFMIDGTIDGGTAWLDEPDSHGESTACFWPDPRDYTAAASLLAAHGVPLVTHAIGDAGIRYVLDTYAELAATRVPHRVEHLETMPSELIGRFAELDVTASMQPTHCTSYTRADHTDNWSSRLGKRRADRAFRARDLRDRGARLALGSDWPIAPFDPRAILAAARLRRPAGEPDVEPVLPEQALTARMALEGYTSSAAAAAGLSRSSGRLLPGYRADLTVFALDPLTTGPDELAESPIPLTVVAGTIAHRTG from the coding sequence GTGAGCGCCGCCGATCTGATCCTGACGGCCGACCGGATCCACACCCTGGCCGGTGACTCCTCGCCCGCCCCGACCGCGATCGCACTGTCCGGCGGCGTGATCACCGCGCTCGGCGACCGTACCGACGTCCGTTTCTGGCGCGGCCCGCACACCGAAGTCGTCGACCTGGGCGACGCCACCGTCACCCCGGGCCTGGTGGACGGGCACTTCCACCCGGTGATGGGTATCGGCCTCACCCGTGGCGTGGATCTGTCGTCCGTCCGTACCGTCGAAGGGTTGACAGCGGCCTTGCGCGCCGCGGACGTGGCGCCGGGCGGATGGCTGGAGGGCTGGGGTCTCGATCCGAACGCCTTCGAGGGCGCCCCGATCACCCACGCGCCGCTGGTCGAGGCCGTCGGCCCGGACGTCCCGGTGTTCCTGCTGCTCTTCGACGCGCACTCGGCCCTGGTCAGCCCGAAGGCGCTGGCGATGGCCGGGATCGACGGGCCGCGCGGGTTCGCCTCCGGCGCGAGCGTGGTCTGCGACGCCGACCGCGTCCCGACCGGGCACCTGCTCGAACTGGAGGCCCTCGACCTGGTCCGCACCCTGCTGCCGGACGACGCCCCGGCCGAACGCCGGGCCCGCCTGACCGACCTGCTGCGGCGGATGGCGGCGTGCGGGTTGACCGCGGCCGACGCGATGGACTTCGAAGCCGACTCGCTCGAACTGTTCCGTGCCCTGGAGGACGACGGTGAGCTGCCGGTCCGCTGGCGGTTCGCGCCGTTCGTGATGCCCGGGACCGGGCGCGACGGGCTGGACGCGGTGATCGCCCAGCAGCGGCTGTCCGGCCGTCGCTGGCAGGTGCAGGGCGCCAAGTTCATGATCGACGGCACGATCGACGGCGGCACCGCCTGGCTCGACGAACCGGACAGCCACGGCGAGTCCACGGCCTGCTTCTGGCCCGACCCGCGTGACTACACGGCGGCCGCCTCGCTGCTGGCGGCCCACGGTGTCCCGCTGGTCACGCACGCCATCGGCGACGCCGGAATCAGGTACGTGCTGGACACCTACGCCGAACTCGCCGCCACCCGGGTCCCGCACCGGGTCGAACATCTGGAGACCATGCCGTCCGAGCTGATCGGCCGGTTCGCCGAACTGGACGTGACCGCGAGCATGCAACCCACCCACTGCACCAGCTACACCCGCGCCGACCACACCGACAACTGGTCCAGCCGCCTCGGCAAACGCCGGGCCGACCGCGCGTTCCGGGCCCGTGACCTGCGTGACCGTGGCGCCCGCCTGGCCCTCGGCTCGGACTGGCCGATCGCGCCGTTCGACCCGCGCGCGATCCTGGCCGCGGCCCGACTGCGCCGCCCGGCGGGGGAGCCGGACGTCGAACCGGTCCTGCCCGAGCAGGCGCTGACCGCCCGGATGGCGCTGGAGGGTTACACGAGCTCGGCCGCCGCGGCCGCCGGTCTGTCCCGGTCGTCCGGCCGGCTGCTCCCGGGCTACCGCGCCGACCTGACGGTCTTCGCCCTCGACCCGCTGACCACCGGCCCCGACGAACTGGCCGAGTCCCCGATCCCGCTGACCGTCGTCGCCGGAACCATCGCCCACCGCACCGGATAG
- a CDS encoding discoidin domain-containing protein → MAGAAVLLAVPIVLVGVYRNVNREPTAAAGPLGSVESALDAAAPGALPSAPGVLPTVTSGAPAASGRPSAGGPSGVRPSGVGGPSVSASTAGAAPKPSVTGKPNPSGANLALQGTATASASEGDPWQPANAIDGDPSSRWSSGFSDDQWIRVDLGGNWQISEIVLVWEHAYGTAYRVETSRDGMAWTRAYATTTGTGGTVRIAEKSVARYVRMHGTKRVSIYGYSLLEFEIR, encoded by the coding sequence GTGGCAGGCGCAGCGGTTCTGCTTGCCGTGCCGATCGTCCTGGTCGGCGTCTATCGCAACGTGAACCGGGAGCCCACTGCGGCAGCGGGCCCGCTCGGCTCGGTCGAGTCGGCTCTCGATGCGGCGGCGCCGGGCGCACTCCCATCGGCGCCGGGTGTCCTCCCCACGGTCACGAGTGGCGCGCCCGCAGCGTCCGGCCGGCCGTCGGCCGGGGGACCGTCGGGTGTCCGCCCGTCGGGTGTCGGTGGGCCGTCGGTCAGCGCGTCGACAGCCGGTGCTGCTCCGAAACCGAGCGTCACCGGTAAACCGAACCCGTCCGGGGCGAACCTGGCTCTGCAGGGCACGGCGACGGCCTCGGCGTCCGAAGGTGACCCGTGGCAGCCCGCGAACGCCATCGATGGTGATCCGTCCAGCCGCTGGTCGAGTGGCTTCTCCGACGACCAGTGGATCCGGGTCGACCTGGGCGGCAACTGGCAGATCTCGGAGATCGTCCTGGTTTGGGAGCACGCCTACGGAACCGCGTACCGGGTGGAGACGTCGCGCGACGGCATGGCCTGGACCCGCGCCTACGCGACCACCACTGGGACCGGCGGCACCGTGCGGATCGCCGAGAAGTCGGTCGCTCGATACGTGCGGATGCACGGCACGAAACGGGTCAGCATCTACGGATACTCCCTCCTGGAGTTCGAGATCCGCTGA
- a CDS encoding MarR family winged helix-turn-helix transcriptional regulator gives MSKQSLTGRRPAGPPGERTPLEAAADAAAGFGAATDEVDEAAAGVLGVNRTDLRILGLVEAAGAMTAGALAGAARLSPAATTAAIQRLVAAGHLRRDTDPEDRRRAVVTVTAETVEVVDRLYGPIAEAGHRLLTRYTVEELRLVTGFLELGRTMQLEQAARIRAAVQDPPG, from the coding sequence GTGTCGAAACAATCTCTGACCGGTCGCCGGCCCGCCGGGCCGCCGGGTGAACGCACCCCGCTGGAGGCCGCCGCCGACGCCGCCGCAGGCTTCGGAGCGGCCACCGACGAGGTCGACGAGGCGGCCGCCGGGGTGCTCGGGGTCAACCGCACCGACCTGCGGATTCTCGGGCTGGTCGAAGCGGCCGGAGCGATGACCGCGGGTGCTCTCGCCGGAGCCGCCCGGCTCAGCCCGGCCGCCACCACGGCGGCCATCCAACGGCTGGTCGCGGCCGGTCATCTGCGCCGTGACACCGACCCGGAGGACCGTCGCCGGGCGGTCGTCACCGTCACCGCGGAGACCGTCGAGGTGGTCGACCGGCTCTACGGTCCGATCGCCGAGGCCGGGCACCGCCTGCTGACCCGCTACACCGTCGAGGAGTTACGCCTGGTCACCGGCTTCCTGGAACTGGGCCGCACGATGCAGCTGGAGCAGGCTGCCCGGATCAGGGCAGCCGTCCAGGACCCGCCCGGCTGA
- a CDS encoding TetR/AcrR family transcriptional regulator: protein MPRPVAPLLSREQIASAALDLIDETGTFTLPGLARRLGVSASSIYHHFPGGREAIIEAIRGHLTAGPAPATGTDWQTYAREWAREYRRAFARHPKVVPMLTAQTVSDPRTLATYEALARVLRDAGFHEEELLHAVTILDCFILGSALDAAAPLDVWAASDDPESALGAAIRTASPEPERRSERSFEIGLRVLLTGLADLRT, encoded by the coding sequence GTGCCCCGACCTGTCGCCCCGCTGCTCTCCCGGGAGCAGATCGCTTCGGCCGCCCTCGACCTGATCGACGAGACCGGCACGTTCACGCTGCCCGGCCTGGCCCGGCGGCTCGGCGTGAGCGCCTCATCGATCTACCACCACTTCCCGGGCGGCCGGGAGGCGATCATCGAGGCGATCCGCGGCCATCTCACGGCCGGTCCGGCGCCCGCGACCGGCACCGACTGGCAGACGTACGCCCGGGAATGGGCCCGCGAATACCGCCGAGCCTTCGCCCGGCACCCGAAGGTCGTGCCGATGCTCACCGCGCAGACCGTCAGCGACCCGCGCACCCTGGCGACCTACGAGGCCCTGGCCCGGGTGCTCCGGGACGCCGGTTTCCACGAGGAGGAACTGCTCCACGCGGTGACGATCCTGGACTGCTTCATCCTGGGTTCGGCTCTGGACGCGGCCGCCCCGCTGGACGTCTGGGCCGCCTCGGACGATCCGGAGTCGGCTCTCGGCGCCGCGATCCGGACCGCGAGCCCCGAGCCGGAGAGACGTTCCGAGCGCTCCTTCGAGATCGGCCTGCGCGTCCTGCTGACCGGTCTGGCCGATCTCCGCACCTGA